The window ACAATCGCGAACGCGGCCAGCGTGAGGCACGAAGTAAACAGGATGCTGCCGACGGTGCCAGGGACGAAGAACCACTGGCTCTCTAGGTTCGGGTTGTACCACGGGCGTCTGGTAAGTTCGACATTCGGCATGTGCACCGCGATCGACGGCGCCTTGCGCATCAGGTTGTCATAGGCATAGTCCTGCGCGAACCCGTTGGCGATCTCGTTGATGTAGCCCAGCGCGATCAACGCGGTGTTGGAGTCGGTTCCATCCAGGATGACTTGCACGGGCGCGGTCTGGCCCTTGCGCAACAGTTCGGCAAACCCTGGCAGGATCTGGATTGCAAGCGTCACTTTCCCGTGATCGATCTGATCGGAAATCTGATGGCGGTTCTCCAGGGTTGCAGCGAGGTCGAAATGTCCGTTGGACTCAAAGCGGCTCAGCAACTCGCGGCTCTCGTACGAGTGGTCGTGGTCGAGTACCGCCATGCGCACGTGATGGAGTTCAAAGGAGGCTGCGTAACCATAGATCAGAACCTGTAAAATCGAAGGCACGAGCAGGCCGAAGCGGGCGCGAGGATCGCGGAACAACTGGATTAGCTCCTTGATCAGCATG of the Candidatus Binataceae bacterium genome contains:
- a CDS encoding ABC transporter permease, with the protein product MLIKELIQLFRDPRARFGLLVPSILQVLIYGYAASFELHHVRMAVLDHDHSYESRELLSRFESNGHFDLAATLENRHQISDQIDHGKVTLAIQILPGFAELLRKGQTAPVQVILDGTDSNTALIALGYINEIANGFAQDYAYDNLMRKAPSIAVHMPNVELTRRPWYNPNLESQWFFVPGTVGSILFTSCLTLAAFAIVREREVGTLEQVMVSPISRLEFILGKTMPFFFIALTQAIVITLIGRLWFQVPFRGSYLVFAVGTTFFLLSVLGAALLISTISSTQQQAMIASFFVITPSITLAGFSFPISAMPVALQYLTYLDPLRFYLVIIRDTFLKGSEARVLAPQIFALVVLATIMLSISGRYFHKSLD